The genomic DNA AGCGCCGGCGATTGCGGCGGTACCAGGAGATCAGAGCCTCTCGATCGATCGGCATCGCGGCGCCTCCGAGACGGGCCGGCGGCGGGAAGCCGGCGCGACCCGGCCTCTTGGCCGGGCGCTTCCCTCGGCATCCCATGGAGCGGCACCCGCAGTATAGGTCTTTTGAGGCGCCGAGGCCGTCTTTGGATTCAAAAAACCTCTCCGGGCGTCCTCCCTGTCGCCCCGGGTCTCTCGGCCCTTAAATCTTCCTGGCCGAAGGAGGCGTCTGGGCGATGAGATTTGAATTGCGGGCTGAGGAAGGACCACGCTCACCCTCCTTCCTCCTTCCTCGTACCGGGGACCGGCTCCGTTCCGGCAAGGTGTGGGAAGGTCGGGGACGCGGGGTCGGTAGAATAGTCGTGACCGGCGCTCGCAGGTCGTGGCCACGGGCAGCATTTTCCCATGCCGCAAGGGATGGCGTACACTTCCTGTCCGCCGGGGATCGTCGGTGCCGAACCCGGAAAGGGAGGAGCGCATGGTGCTCGTGACATGTACGATCTTGATCGCCACCCTCGCCTCGGCGGGCGATCCGGCGCCGGCGACGCCTTCTGACAAGATCTTCCAATATCTGGGATTCACGGCGGAGGAGCGCGAGGAACTCCGGCGGGGAGAGACCGTCTCTCACGCTGTGAAGGAGCTCAGCGACAAGGAGCTGGCGATCACCATGGCGGTCATGGTGCCGGCTCCGGTCGAGGATCTTCTCGAGTTCGCCCGCTCCGGCAAGGAGCTGGAGATCAATCGTGACGTTCTTTCCTACGGCGTCCTCGGCGCGGGCGATGCCGACGCCACCACCTTGCAGGACGCCGGATTCACTCCATCGGAAGCGGGTGAGGTTCGCGCTCTCTACGAGGCCGAGCCCGGCTCCAAATTCAACCTGAGCCAGGCGGAGGCGCAGCGTTTCGCGGATCTGCGCAAGCGATTCCCGGCGAAAGACTGCGAAAAGAATCCCCAATGCGCCGACGCCGTCGTCTTGAACCTTCGGAGCATCCTGAGAGACCGTCTCGCGGCCTATCGCGCGCGCGGGCTGGCGGGCATCCAACCCTATGCCCGCGGGGAAGGCCGGGAATCCAATCCCGCGGAAGAGCTGCGCAACGCGACCAGCGCCGCGCGTTTTCTCGCGCGGGAATATCCGAAGATCTACGACGCGTTTCTCCACTACCCGAGCGGGGACCAGTCGGGGATCGAGAGCCGCTTCCTGTGGCTCAAGCAGAGAATTCAGGATCGCCCGACCTTCATCCTCGCGCATCGCGTCTTGTGCGTGCGCGACGGAGTGGCTTTCGCGGCCGAGCGGCAATTCTACGTCGGCCAGTCCTACAATTCCCTCCAGATCCTCTACGGCCTCGTCCCGACTGAGGGGAAGACCCTCGTCGTCTATCTCAATCGGACTTCCACCGATCAGGTGGCCGGCTTCCTATCCGGAACACGCCACGGCGTGGGCAGGAAGATCATGGAAAAGGAGGTCCGCAGGCATTTCGAGGAGGTGCTCTCCACCCTGCGAAACCGCCCAACCCGCTAGAAGGCCGGTTCGGCCGGGGGCGGGTTTAGGCTCCGATCGGCAATCGTACTGCTGCCCCGGCCGCATTGACTCCCCGCACGCATGCTTCTATCATCCGTGGCGATCCCATCAGGATGAGAGTGTTTGTTCCGCGGCGATGAGTTCACAAGCGCGTGAGAGAGTTCCCTTCGGGGTTCCCGATTCGCGCTCGGTTCCCGAGGAGGTTGAAAAGTGAATCGACGGCTCTTGGTGCCGTTGCTCTGCGCTCTAGCCGGCGTCGGGCGGGTCGTGGCCGCGGACCAGACCCTGTCGGACGTATTCAAGCGGGTGAACCCGGCGGTCGTGGAGATCCACACGAGAGACACCGAAGTGGCGCGGGACGGGACGGCCCGGCAGGTCAGCGTCGCGGGCCTCGGGTCGGGCGTGTTGATCTCGTCCGACGGCAAGATCCTGACCGCCGCCCACGTGGTGCAGACGGCCGACGCGATCGAAGTCGAGTTCCTGAACGGGGAGAAGCTCAGGGCCAGGGTCGTGTCCTCAGAGCCGACGGCGGACGTGGCCCTGCTTCAACTGGAGCGTCCGCCTCGCGAGCCTTCCGTGGCGAAGATCGGTGATTCAGACGCCGTCGAGATCGGCGATCAGATACTCGTGGTCGGCGCTCCCCTGGGGGTCAGCCACACGCTGACGGTCGGGTACATCAGCGGACGCCGGAAGCCGAACGCCACCTTCGGCGGCATGTCACGGGCGGAATTCTTCCAGACGGACGCGGCGATCAACCCGGGGAACTCCGGGGGGCCGATGTTCGACATGCAAGGCGACGTCATCGGGCTGGTCAGCTATAACTTGTCCCAGTCGGGTGGATCGGAAGGATTGGGATTCGCGATCACCTCCAGGGTCGCGAGCCAGCTCATGCTGGAAGAGAAGTCCTTCTGGAGCGGGGTCGACGGCTACCTGCTCTCGGGGGATCTGGCGCGGGTGTTCAACGTCCCGCCGCCCGGCATCGGATTGCTGGTGCAGCGGATCGCCTCCGGCTCCCCGGCCCAGCGGATCGGCCTGAAGGCGGGGACCATCCCGGCGTCCATAGGCAACGACGAGCTGCTCGTGGGCGGGGATATCGTTCTCGCCATCCAGGGAATCCCTCTCACCGAGCCCGACGACTTCGTCAAGGCGAGGCAGAAGCTCGTCGAGATGCGTCCCGGGGACCTGGCCACGGTGACCGTGCTTCGCGGCGGCAAGACGATCACGCTTACGACCTCCTTCCCGCGTTGATCTGCCAAATTGAGGCTCTCGGAAGCGCTGCCCCGGCCCTGAAGGCATCGCTGAAATGATTCGTGCTCGGCGTCGAGCCGGCGCCGCCATGGACGCGAACCCTCGGCGCCGGACGAAGGCTACCCGCAGTCGCGGCGCGAGCCAGAGCGGCACGTAGGCGCCGGGAAAGACCCAGACGAATCGGGCGAGAATGACCGTGACGCCGATCAGAAGAGCACTGCCGGTGATTCCCGGCACGGTCTCGATCGCGCGCTTCAGGCGATCCGGGATCTCGAACCCGGTGTAGAGGAACAAGAGGGCGTTGAGCAGAAACGTGAGCTGCTCCCAGGAGGAATACAGCTCGACCCGGCTCTCCGGCCCGGAGTTCTCGCACGGGGCCCGTTTCATCGTTCCGACTGCGCGTGCGCCTCGACGAACCAGAGGTCCTTGTCGACGCTGCGCGATATCTCGGTGCAGATGTCGGCGGTGTCTTTGTCGCCGATCTCGTCGGCCCGATTGATCCCCTGGCGAATCGCCTCGCCGAAGTAGGCCAGGCTGCGCGACAGGGCCTCGACGTGCTCCTTACCCTCGGCGATCGTGAGCGAGTATTCTGGAAGTTGCGACCGCTTCGCCACGGCGCGGACGGTCCCCTCCGCCGTGCCGCCGAGCTGCAGAATCCGCTCGGCGATCAGATCGGCGTACTCGCCGGCATGCTCGTACACCTTGTCGA from Candidatus Polarisedimenticolia bacterium includes the following:
- the dps gene encoding DNA starvation/stationary phase protection protein Dps; this translates as MHRTKNDLSEKVRIQVANLLQERLAEAVDLVTHAKQAHWNVKGPSFIALHELFDKVYEHAGEYADLIAERILQLGGTAEGTVRAVAKRSQLPEYSLTIAEGKEHVEALSRSLAYFGEAIRQGINRADEIGDKDTADICTEISRSVDKDLWFVEAHAQSER
- a CDS encoding trypsin-like peptidase domain-containing protein gives rise to the protein MNRRLLVPLLCALAGVGRVVAADQTLSDVFKRVNPAVVEIHTRDTEVARDGTARQVSVAGLGSGVLISSDGKILTAAHVVQTADAIEVEFLNGEKLRARVVSSEPTADVALLQLERPPREPSVAKIGDSDAVEIGDQILVVGAPLGVSHTLTVGYISGRRKPNATFGGMSRAEFFQTDAAINPGNSGGPMFDMQGDVIGLVSYNLSQSGGSEGLGFAITSRVASQLMLEEKSFWSGVDGYLLSGDLARVFNVPPPGIGLLVQRIASGSPAQRIGLKAGTIPASIGNDELLVGGDIVLAIQGIPLTEPDDFVKARQKLVEMRPGDLATVTVLRGGKTITLTTSFPR